A window from Pseudonocardia cypriaca encodes these proteins:
- a CDS encoding bacterial proteasome activator family protein — translation MVIGPDGRPVGVARVPQSGEDAEEQGVGSMVEQPAKVMRIGTMIKQLLEEVRAAPLDDASRNRLREIHENSIKELEDGLAPELREELHRLSLPFTDDSTPSDAELRIAQAQLVGWLEGLFHGIQTALFAQQMAARQQLEQMRRGLPPGAAPAAGEGPIGRGTGQYL, via the coding sequence ATGGTCATTGGCCCTGACGGGCGGCCGGTGGGCGTGGCGCGGGTCCCCCAGTCCGGCGAGGACGCCGAGGAGCAGGGAGTGGGCTCCATGGTCGAGCAACCGGCCAAGGTCATGCGGATCGGCACCATGATCAAGCAGCTGCTGGAGGAGGTGCGGGCCGCGCCGCTCGACGACGCGTCCCGCAACCGGCTCCGCGAGATCCACGAGAACTCGATAAAGGAGCTGGAGGACGGGCTCGCCCCGGAGCTGCGCGAGGAGCTGCACCGCCTCAGCCTGCCGTTCACCGACGACTCGACGCCGTCGGACGCGGAGCTGCGGATCGCCCAGGCGCAGCTGGTCGGCTGGCTGGAGGGGCTGTTCCACGGCATCCAGACGGCGCTCTTCGCCCAGCAGATGGCCGCCCGCCAGCAGCTGGAGCAGATGCGCCGCGGCCTCCCGCCCGGCGCGGCGCCCGCGGCCGGGGAAGGCCCGATCGGCCGGGGCACGGGCCAGTACCTGTAG
- a CDS encoding NAD(P)H-quinone oxidoreductase, with amino-acid sequence MHAITVREPGGPEVLEWTEVADPAAGPGEVVVDVAASAVNRADLLQRQGFYPPPPGATDIIGLECSGRIAAIGDGVEGWQVGDEVCALLAGGGYAEKVAVPAAQLLPVPDGIDLVTAAGLPEVACTVWSNIVAAGRLTAGETFLVQGGSSGIGTHAIQVAKALGARVAATAGAPDRLERCRALGADIVIDYHDDVPARLKEATDGHGADVVLDIMGAKGLAANIEALAPDGRLLIIGLQGGTKGEIDLNKLLRKRGSVTALQLRGRPVTGPNGKGAIVAGVREQVWPMLADGRVRPIVHGSIPLPDVAKAHAQLEAGGVIGKILLPLT; translated from the coding sequence ATGCATGCGATCACGGTGCGGGAACCGGGCGGGCCGGAAGTACTGGAGTGGACCGAGGTCGCGGACCCGGCGGCGGGTCCGGGCGAGGTCGTCGTCGACGTCGCCGCGAGCGCGGTCAACCGCGCCGACCTGCTGCAACGCCAGGGCTTCTACCCGCCGCCGCCCGGGGCGACGGACATCATCGGGCTCGAGTGCTCCGGCCGGATCGCCGCGATCGGCGACGGCGTCGAGGGCTGGCAGGTCGGCGACGAGGTGTGCGCGCTGCTCGCGGGCGGCGGGTACGCGGAGAAGGTCGCCGTGCCGGCCGCGCAGCTGCTGCCGGTCCCGGACGGCATCGACCTGGTGACGGCCGCGGGCCTGCCCGAGGTGGCGTGCACCGTGTGGTCGAACATCGTGGCCGCCGGGCGTCTGACCGCCGGGGAGACGTTCCTCGTGCAGGGCGGGAGCAGCGGGATCGGCACCCACGCGATCCAGGTGGCCAAGGCGCTCGGCGCCCGGGTGGCCGCCACCGCGGGTGCCCCGGATCGCCTGGAGCGCTGCCGCGCGCTCGGCGCCGACATCGTGATCGACTACCACGACGACGTCCCGGCCCGGCTGAAGGAGGCCACCGACGGGCACGGCGCCGACGTCGTCCTCGACATCATGGGCGCCAAGGGCCTCGCCGCGAACATCGAGGCGCTCGCGCCCGACGGCCGGCTGCTGATCATCGGCCTGCAGGGCGGGACGAAGGGCGAGATCGACCTCAACAAGCTGCTGCGGAAGCGCGGCAGCGTCACGGCCCTGCAGCTGCGCGGCCGCCCCGTGACCGGGCCGAACGGCAAGGGCGCGATCGTCGCGGGGGTGCGCGAGCAGGTGTGGCCCATGCTCGCCGACGGGCGGGTGCGCCCGATCGTGCACGGCAGCATCCCCCTGCCGGACGTGGCGAAGGCACACGCCCAGCTCGAGGCGGGCGGCGTGATCGGCAAGATCCTCTTGCCCCTGACCTGA
- a CDS encoding GNAT family N-acetyltransferase, with translation MNHPEPWPLRRLVLRTPRLELRPDDDAGLLELVDEAHHGVHPPDFMPFAVPWTDADPRELGRRMLQHFWDVRSRLAPDDWSVNFLARHEGRVIGTQGFRAADFRILREVGTGSWIGMRHQGRGFGTEMRAAVLAFAFDHLGAVRARSSAFADNVASHRVSARLGYRRDGSTWVVRRGQAAEDVRLVLTPEDFVRPEWKLQVEGADACLPLLGLE, from the coding sequence ATGAACCACCCGGAGCCATGGCCACTGCGGCGTCTCGTCCTGCGCACGCCACGGCTGGAGCTGCGACCGGACGACGACGCCGGGCTGCTCGAGCTCGTCGACGAGGCCCACCACGGCGTGCACCCGCCGGATTTCATGCCGTTCGCCGTCCCGTGGACCGACGCCGACCCGCGCGAGCTGGGCCGTCGCATGCTGCAGCACTTCTGGGACGTGCGCTCCCGGCTGGCGCCGGACGACTGGTCGGTCAACTTCCTGGCCCGCCACGAGGGACGGGTGATCGGCACGCAGGGCTTCCGGGCCGCCGACTTCCGGATCCTCCGCGAGGTCGGAACCGGCTCCTGGATCGGCATGCGCCACCAGGGCCGCGGGTTCGGCACCGAGATGCGGGCGGCGGTGCTCGCCTTCGCGTTCGACCACCTCGGCGCCGTGCGGGCGCGCTCCTCCGCCTTCGCCGACAACGTGGCATCGCACCGGGTGTCGGCGCGCCTCGGCTACCGCCGCGACGGCTCCACGTGGGTCGTCCGGCGCGGGCAGGCCGCCGAGGACGTGCGCCTCGTACTCACCCCCGAGGACTTCGTGCGTCCGGAGTGGAAGCTGCAGGTCGAGGGCGCAGACGCCTGCCTGCCGCTGCTCGGCCTGGAGTAG
- the ypfJ gene encoding KPN_02809 family neutral zinc metallopeptidase, producing MRFDENAQLDTSHIDDLRGSGGGGGIGGRVAVGGGGLGVVGLILYFLLSQLGGGAGVDMGGLGGLEQGQTSDTSQAASNCRTGGQANTELDCEVVAVVNSLDGYWSDTFARSGMTYQPPRTNFFSGGVRTGCGSASSAVGPFYCPADQEVYIDLGFFRELETRFGAEGGPFARAYVIAHEYGHHIQALLGTSERVQAGETGPTSGSVRLELQADCYAGVWANHAESVPTASGQPLIQNVTRDDVAAALDTAARIGDDYIQSQLGGGQVDESQFSHGSSAQREHWYTTGYQTGDPARCDTFARGVDLG from the coding sequence ATGCGGTTCGACGAGAACGCCCAGCTGGACACGTCTCACATCGACGACCTGCGGGGCAGCGGTGGTGGCGGCGGGATCGGCGGGCGCGTCGCGGTCGGCGGCGGCGGGCTCGGCGTGGTGGGGCTGATCCTCTACTTCCTGCTCAGCCAGCTCGGCGGGGGCGCCGGCGTCGACATGGGCGGGCTCGGGGGGCTGGAGCAGGGGCAGACGAGCGACACGTCCCAGGCGGCCTCCAACTGCCGGACGGGCGGGCAGGCCAACACGGAGCTGGACTGCGAGGTCGTCGCGGTCGTCAACTCGCTCGACGGGTACTGGAGCGACACCTTCGCCCGCTCCGGGATGACCTACCAGCCGCCGCGCACCAACTTCTTCAGCGGCGGTGTGCGCACCGGCTGCGGCAGCGCGTCGTCGGCCGTCGGGCCGTTCTACTGCCCGGCCGACCAGGAGGTCTACATCGACCTGGGCTTCTTCCGGGAGCTGGAGACGCGCTTCGGCGCGGAGGGCGGTCCCTTCGCGCGGGCCTACGTGATCGCTCACGAGTACGGGCACCACATCCAGGCGCTGCTCGGCACCAGCGAGCGCGTGCAGGCGGGCGAGACCGGGCCGACGTCGGGCTCGGTGCGGCTGGAGCTGCAGGCCGACTGCTACGCCGGGGTGTGGGCGAACCACGCCGAGTCGGTGCCGACGGCATCCGGCCAGCCCCTGATCCAGAACGTGACGCGCGACGACGTGGCGGCCGCGCTCGACACGGCCGCCCGCATCGGCGACGACTACATCCAGAGCCAGCTCGGCGGCGGCCAGGTGGACGAGAGCCAGTTCAGCCACGGCAGCTCGGCGCAGCGCGAGCACTGGTACACCACCGGGTACCAGACGGGCGACCCGGCGCGGTGCGACACCTTCGCGCGCGGGGTCGACCTCGGCTAG
- a CDS encoding EthD family reductase, whose protein sequence is MFQVTVLYNHPEDPARFDEHYDGVHAPLAATIPGLQRYTVTRPGPGPDGTLPPYYLVAMMEYESEAAYGAGMAGPEARATRADLANFATAGVTVLAGPAGSVV, encoded by the coding sequence GTGTTCCAGGTCACCGTGCTCTACAACCACCCCGAGGATCCCGCCCGGTTCGACGAACACTACGACGGGGTCCACGCGCCGCTCGCCGCCACGATCCCCGGCCTGCAGCGCTACACGGTGACGAGGCCCGGACCGGGCCCGGACGGCACGTTGCCCCCGTACTACCTGGTGGCGATGATGGAGTACGAGTCCGAGGCGGCCTACGGCGCGGGCATGGCGGGACCGGAGGCCCGGGCGACCCGGGCCGACCTGGCCAACTTCGCGACGGCAGGCGTCACGGTGCTGGCGGGGCCGGCCGGCTCCGTCGTCTGA
- a CDS encoding MarR family winged helix-turn-helix transcriptional regulator, translated as MPVPDDLLDFAVAAQLAGLALTDRALERLHARGHPQLRVSHGYLFQHLVEGPVTIGELAERLGITQQAVSKTVAELTTAGYVHREPDAADGRVRRVALTERGHAAVRDAREVRAELVGELTEKIGADRVESARRTLLAALDIAGGTAAVRNRRVRPAR; from the coding sequence GTGCCCGTTCCGGACGACCTGCTCGACTTCGCCGTGGCTGCCCAGCTCGCCGGGCTGGCGCTCACCGACCGCGCCCTCGAACGGCTGCACGCCCGCGGCCACCCCCAGCTGCGGGTGAGCCACGGCTACCTGTTCCAGCACCTCGTCGAAGGTCCGGTCACCATCGGTGAACTGGCCGAACGGCTCGGCATCACCCAGCAGGCCGTCTCGAAGACGGTCGCCGAGCTGACGACCGCCGGCTACGTCCACCGCGAGCCCGACGCGGCGGACGGGCGGGTGCGCCGGGTCGCGCTCACCGAGCGCGGCCACGCGGCGGTGCGCGACGCCCGCGAGGTGCGGGCCGAGCTGGTCGGCGAGCTGACCGAGAAGATCGGGGCCGACCGGGTGGAGTCGGCGCGGCGCACCCTGCTCGCCGCGCTCGACATCGCGGGTGGCACCGCCGCCGTGCGGAACCGCAGGGTGCGTCCGGCACGGTAG
- a CDS encoding pyridoxamine 5'-phosphate oxidase family protein — protein MSPLERFVGIAHEIVWCTLGTVDRSGRPRSRVVHPVWELGGEGLTGWLTTRSGTPKLGHIEATPYVSCSYWWEKHDVAVAECHAQVVTDRDERERVWTMVAATPRPAGFDPATIWPGGPDDPGFVLVRMRPWLLRFARADALAAGTPPEVHRFGAPEAVAAPGASS, from the coding sequence ATGTCGCCGCTCGAACGGTTCGTCGGGATCGCCCACGAGATCGTCTGGTGCACGCTCGGCACCGTCGACCGATCCGGGCGGCCGCGCTCGCGCGTCGTCCACCCGGTCTGGGAGCTCGGAGGCGAGGGGCTGACGGGGTGGCTCACCACCCGGTCCGGCACGCCGAAGCTCGGCCACATCGAGGCCACCCCGTACGTCTCGTGCTCGTACTGGTGGGAGAAGCACGACGTCGCCGTCGCGGAGTGCCATGCGCAGGTGGTCACCGATCGCGACGAGCGGGAGCGGGTGTGGACGATGGTGGCCGCAACGCCACGACCGGCGGGGTTCGATCCCGCCACCATCTGGCCAGGTGGGCCGGACGACCCCGGGTTCGTGCTGGTGCGCATGCGTCCGTGGCTCCTGCGGTTCGCGCGGGCCGACGCGCTCGCCGCGGGGACGCCACCGGAGGTGCACCGGTTCGGCGCTCCCGAGGCCGTCGCGGCGCCAGGAGCCAGCTCATGA
- a CDS encoding cupin domain-containing protein, with amino-acid sequence MLNSTAPFAVQPGEGPVLETPTGDSITVKADTRGTNGSLTVLELLVAPKSGPARHIHLREDEVWWVLEGDFRFKAGDTMLRASAGGMAFGPRGLPHNFQNIGETPGRLLIITSPSGVERFFEQFAALPAPVDGDALAAVGHANWIEFIGPPLAVSDPL; translated from the coding sequence ATGCTCAACTCGACGGCACCCTTCGCCGTGCAGCCCGGCGAGGGCCCGGTTCTCGAGACGCCCACCGGTGACTCGATCACGGTGAAGGCCGACACCAGGGGCACGAACGGCTCGCTCACGGTCCTCGAACTGCTGGTCGCGCCCAAGTCGGGGCCGGCGAGGCACATCCACCTGCGCGAGGACGAGGTCTGGTGGGTGCTCGAGGGCGACTTCCGGTTCAAGGCCGGTGACACCATGCTCCGGGCGTCGGCCGGGGGCATGGCCTTCGGGCCGCGCGGCCTGCCGCACAACTTCCAGAACATCGGCGAGACGCCGGGGCGGTTGTTGATCATCACATCCCCGTCCGGGGTGGAGCGGTTCTTCGAGCAGTTCGCCGCGCTTCCGGCTCCCGTGGACGGCGACGCGCTGGCCGCCGTCGGTCACGCGAACTGGATCGAGTTCATCGGTCCCCCGCTCGCGGTCTCCGATCCGCTCTAG
- a CDS encoding HAD family hydrolase, with amino-acid sequence MADYDTAIFDVDGTLVDTNYHHALAWFRAFRRHDLTVPVWRLHRAIGMGGDHVVPAVAGDDVEQRLGEQLRADWAEEFAPLLDEIQPFEGVRELLEDVRRRGFTLVLASSGKAEHVDHYLGLFGGAELAEAWTTSADVEQTKPEPDLLRAALEKVGGRSAVLVGDSVWDFEAGGRLGVPGYGLRTGGFAVDELREAGALEVFESPAQLHERLDETALAKSARS; translated from the coding sequence GTGGCGGACTACGACACCGCGATCTTCGACGTCGACGGCACGCTCGTCGACACCAACTACCACCACGCCCTGGCCTGGTTCCGGGCGTTCCGCCGGCACGACCTGACCGTTCCGGTCTGGCGGCTGCACCGGGCGATCGGGATGGGCGGCGATCACGTCGTGCCTGCCGTCGCCGGTGACGACGTGGAGCAGCGGCTCGGCGAGCAGCTGCGCGCCGACTGGGCCGAGGAGTTCGCCCCGCTGCTCGACGAGATCCAGCCCTTCGAGGGCGTGCGTGAGCTGCTGGAGGACGTGCGCCGCCGTGGCTTCACGCTCGTGCTGGCGAGCTCGGGCAAGGCCGAGCACGTCGACCACTACCTGGGCCTGTTCGGCGGTGCGGAGCTGGCCGAGGCCTGGACGACCTCCGCGGACGTCGAGCAGACCAAGCCGGAGCCGGACCTGCTGCGGGCCGCGCTGGAGAAGGTGGGTGGACGTTCGGCGGTGCTGGTCGGCGACTCCGTGTGGGACTTCGAGGCGGGCGGGCGGCTCGGGGTGCCCGGATACGGGCTGCGCACGGGCGGCTTCGCCGTCGACGAGCTGCGCGAGGCGGGAGCGCTCGAGGTCTTCGAGTCACCGGCGCAGCTGCACGAACGCCTGGACGAAACCGCGCTCGCGAAGAGTGCCAGGAGCTGA
- a CDS encoding AAA family ATPase: MLTSSVHLVTGIQAAGKSTVAQALAERLPGRTVHVHGDQFRRWVVGGRAEMTPDAGPEALRQLRLRHLLTARTCDTYADAGFTVVAQDVVLGEELPRMVEAIRTRPLHVVVLAPRADAVAAREAQRGKRAYGPWTVEALDRSLRAETPRIGLWLDTSDLSVTETVDEIVRRADESRVA, translated from the coding sequence GTGCTCACCTCCTCGGTGCACCTCGTCACGGGCATCCAGGCGGCTGGCAAGTCGACGGTCGCGCAGGCGCTCGCCGAGCGGCTGCCCGGCCGGACCGTGCACGTCCACGGCGACCAGTTCCGCCGCTGGGTCGTGGGCGGCCGGGCCGAGATGACGCCCGACGCAGGCCCGGAAGCCCTCCGCCAGCTGCGCCTCCGGCACTTGCTCACCGCCCGTACCTGCGACACCTACGCCGATGCCGGCTTCACGGTGGTGGCCCAGGACGTCGTGCTCGGCGAGGAGCTGCCGCGGATGGTCGAGGCGATCCGCACGCGTCCGCTGCACGTGGTCGTCCTCGCCCCGCGTGCGGACGCCGTGGCGGCGCGGGAGGCGCAGCGCGGGAAGCGGGCGTACGGCCCGTGGACGGTGGAGGCGCTCGACCGGTCACTGCGTGCCGAGACGCCCCGCATCGGGCTGTGGCTCGACACGTCCGATCTGTCCGTCACCGAGACCGTCGACGAGATCGTGCGCCGGGCCGACGAGTCGCGGGTGGCCTGA
- a CDS encoding MFS transporter: protein MVAWALLADVVPLYSLYALLFTATGLSVAEVSALFAIWSAVAVLAEVPTGAFADRFSRRSCLAAAGVLQAAGFAVWMLLPGFAGFALGFVLWGLGGSLDSGAKEALLYDGLDAVGAAEHYARVAGWVAAMELVAQLPAAFAAMWLFVAGGFPLVGWVSVGTCLVAAGVAVTLPEPPRGDAADGTGYFTTLRTGVVAAARTPGVRPVLLAAAVLGAYDAVEEYFPLLLADWGIPAATIPLATVVIVIGGTAGAVLGGAAGRLPAWALGTVLAAAMVLLGAAGIGGHPAGLVAVAAFYCGYRAALVVVDARLQERIPSATRATVTSVAALGTQLATFAVYAAWATGGAALLAVGGLLIAVALPVLLRRGVAGSGAPGIAATRRSEEGARARRDA from the coding sequence GTGGTGGCGTGGGCGCTGCTCGCCGACGTCGTCCCGCTGTACTCGCTGTACGCCCTGTTGTTCACGGCCACCGGGCTGTCCGTCGCGGAGGTCTCCGCGCTGTTCGCGATCTGGTCGGCGGTCGCGGTGCTCGCCGAGGTACCGACGGGTGCGTTCGCCGACCGGTTCTCCCGGCGGTCGTGCCTTGCGGCGGCCGGGGTGCTGCAGGCCGCCGGGTTCGCGGTGTGGATGCTGCTTCCCGGCTTCGCCGGGTTCGCGCTCGGCTTCGTGCTCTGGGGGTTGGGCGGGTCGCTGGACTCCGGTGCGAAGGAGGCGCTGCTCTACGACGGGCTGGACGCGGTCGGGGCGGCGGAGCACTACGCGCGCGTCGCGGGCTGGGTCGCGGCGATGGAGCTGGTGGCCCAGCTCCCGGCGGCATTCGCGGCGATGTGGCTCTTCGTCGCAGGCGGCTTCCCGCTGGTCGGCTGGGTGAGCGTGGGCACCTGCCTGGTCGCCGCAGGCGTGGCCGTGACGCTGCCGGAACCGCCCCGCGGCGACGCGGCCGACGGGACCGGCTACTTCACGACGCTGCGCACCGGCGTCGTCGCCGCGGCCCGTACCCCCGGCGTGCGGCCGGTGCTGCTGGCCGCTGCCGTGCTCGGGGCCTACGACGCGGTCGAGGAGTACTTCCCGCTCCTTCTGGCGGACTGGGGGATCCCGGCAGCGACGATCCCGCTCGCGACCGTGGTGATCGTCATCGGCGGGACGGCGGGCGCGGTGCTCGGGGGAGCGGCCGGCCGGCTGCCCGCGTGGGCACTTGGGACCGTGCTCGCGGCGGCGATGGTGCTGCTCGGCGCGGCCGGGATCGGGGGGCATCCGGCGGGCCTGGTCGCCGTCGCCGCCTTCTACTGCGGCTACCGGGCGGCGCTCGTGGTCGTCGACGCGCGGCTGCAGGAGCGGATCCCGAGCGCCACGCGCGCCACCGTCACGTCCGTGGCCGCGCTGGGCACCCAGCTCGCGACGTTCGCGGTCTACGCCGCATGGGCGACGGGCGGGGCCGCGTTGCTCGCCGTGGGCGGCTTGCTGATCGCGGTGGCGCTACCGGTGCTGCTGCGCCGCGGGGTGGCGGGTAGCGGCGCCCCCGGTATTGCCGCCACCCGCCGTAGCGAGGAGGGCGCCCGGGCCCGCCGAGATGCGTGA
- a CDS encoding FAD-dependent oxidoreductase — translation MPPTTTAAQSLWLAAQSSTTYPPPSDERAFDVLVLGGGITGLTTALLLKRRGVRVAVVEAGRVGAGVSGNNTAKVTALQSTVLTSIGGTRGSDVADEYAVRSLAAVELVAELAAAEGIECDLQRREALTVAVRDSELSDVEREYEAARRAGLPVDMTSSVDLPYPVAGAVRLRDQIEFHPVKYVSGLAAAVDGDGCRVFEDTRAVSVSEGSPVQVETTRGVLTGDRVVVATHYPVWDRGIYFARMEASRSYCVAARVRGEPARGMSITTGAETWSYRSAGDLMIVLGKSHAAGARGVDGSRYAAVEEHLRKHWDVEQVTHRWSAQDPTPYDHTPMIGTYLPKNTRMYVASGFSKWGLSGGTMAAAILSEQLTGGPGTDAFSPHRVSLRGLPELARLNAKVGVDLVADRLMPGQISSAADLAPGSAGVVRTGTERTGVYRDPDGGLHAVSMRCTHLGCLVRFNAAETSWDCPCHGSRFDVDGEVLEGPAVRPLPRRTPPGE, via the coding sequence GTGCCACCCACCACCACCGCCGCCCAGTCGCTGTGGCTCGCCGCGCAGTCCAGCACCACCTACCCGCCGCCGTCGGACGAGCGCGCGTTCGACGTCCTCGTGCTCGGCGGCGGGATCACCGGCCTGACCACCGCGTTGCTGCTCAAGCGGCGCGGTGTGCGGGTGGCAGTGGTAGAGGCCGGGCGCGTCGGCGCCGGCGTCAGCGGGAACAACACGGCCAAGGTCACCGCCCTGCAGTCCACGGTGCTGACGTCGATCGGCGGCACCCGCGGTTCGGACGTCGCCGACGAGTACGCCGTGCGGAGCCTGGCCGCGGTGGAGCTGGTGGCCGAGCTGGCCGCGGCCGAGGGCATCGAGTGCGACCTGCAACGTCGCGAGGCGCTCACCGTCGCCGTGCGGGACAGCGAGCTGAGCGACGTCGAGCGGGAGTACGAGGCGGCCCGCAGGGCCGGCCTCCCCGTCGACATGACGTCGTCGGTGGACCTCCCGTACCCGGTGGCGGGGGCGGTCCGGCTGCGCGACCAGATCGAGTTCCACCCGGTGAAGTACGTGTCCGGGCTCGCCGCCGCCGTCGACGGCGACGGCTGCCGCGTCTTCGAGGACACCCGGGCGGTGAGCGTCAGCGAAGGCAGCCCGGTGCAGGTCGAGACCACCCGCGGGGTGCTGACCGGCGACCGCGTGGTCGTCGCCACCCACTACCCGGTCTGGGACCGGGGGATCTACTTCGCGCGGATGGAGGCGAGCCGCTCCTACTGCGTTGCGGCGCGGGTGCGTGGCGAGCCCGCCCGCGGGATGTCGATCACGACCGGCGCCGAGACCTGGTCCTACCGCTCTGCGGGTGACCTGATGATCGTGCTCGGGAAGAGCCACGCCGCCGGTGCGCGCGGCGTCGACGGCTCCCGCTACGCCGCCGTCGAGGAGCACCTGCGCAAGCACTGGGACGTGGAGCAGGTGACCCACCGCTGGTCGGCCCAGGACCCGACGCCGTACGACCACACCCCGATGATCGGCACCTACCTGCCGAAGAACACCCGCATGTACGTGGCGTCCGGCTTCTCGAAGTGGGGGCTCTCCGGAGGCACGATGGCCGCGGCGATCCTGTCCGAGCAGCTCACCGGTGGCCCGGGCACCGACGCGTTCAGCCCGCACCGCGTCTCCCTCCGCGGTTTGCCGGAGCTGGCACGGCTGAACGCGAAGGTGGGCGTGGACCTCGTCGCCGACCGGCTGATGCCGGGGCAGATCTCCTCCGCGGCGGACCTCGCACCCGGATCGGCGGGGGTGGTGCGCACGGGGACCGAGCGCACCGGCGTGTACCGCGACCCCGACGGCGGGCTGCACGCCGTCTCGATGCGGTGCACGCACCTGGGCTGCCTCGTCCGGTTCAACGCCGCCGAGACGAGCTGGGACTGCCCGTGCCACGGCTCCCGGTTCGACGTCGACGGGGAGGTCCTGGAAGGGCCGGCGGTGCGGCCGCTGCCCCGCCGCACTCCACCGGGTGAGTGA
- a CDS encoding NAD(P)-dependent oxidoreductase, whose protein sequence is MSQHDHPSVTVIGLGAMGSRIAEVLLRGGHPTTVWNRTPGRAEPLVAQGAVRAGSVAEAVAASPLVLVCVLDYAAAREIVEPVAGDLAGRTLVHFTTGTPRQAREMAEWAAGHGIEYVDSGMMAIPPMIGEEGARFLYSGSKDAFERYRPGLELLGTAEFFGEDAGLASLYDLALLSAMYGMFAGFFHGAALVGSAGLSAGEFAEQAAAWATAMTGGFAHNAPAIDARDYTTTGEQTIAFNKAALDTIVRASRDEGVAVDLVAPLQELLARQLADGHGAASFARIFEGIRSGR, encoded by the coding sequence ATGTCCCAGCACGACCACCCGTCCGTCACCGTGATCGGCCTCGGCGCCATGGGCTCCCGGATCGCCGAGGTCCTGCTCAGGGGTGGGCATCCGACCACCGTCTGGAACCGCACGCCGGGCCGGGCCGAGCCGCTGGTCGCGCAGGGTGCGGTCCGAGCAGGCAGCGTCGCCGAGGCGGTCGCGGCGAGCCCGCTCGTCCTCGTGTGCGTGCTCGACTACGCCGCCGCCCGCGAGATCGTCGAGCCGGTCGCGGGCGATCTCGCCGGGCGCACCCTGGTCCACTTCACCACCGGCACCCCGCGGCAGGCCCGCGAGATGGCGGAGTGGGCGGCCGGACACGGCATCGAGTACGTCGACAGCGGCATGATGGCGATCCCGCCGATGATCGGGGAGGAGGGCGCCCGCTTCCTCTACAGCGGCTCGAAGGATGCGTTCGAGCGCTACCGCCCCGGCCTGGAGCTGCTCGGCACGGCGGAGTTCTTCGGGGAGGACGCCGGGCTCGCCTCGCTCTACGACCTGGCGCTCCTGTCGGCGATGTACGGGATGTTCGCGGGCTTCTTCCACGGTGCCGCGCTCGTGGGTAGCGCCGGGCTCTCGGCGGGCGAGTTCGCCGAGCAGGCCGCGGCGTGGGCCACCGCCATGACCGGGGGCTTCGCGCACAACGCCCCGGCCATCGACGCGCGCGACTACACCACCACGGGCGAGCAGACCATCGCGTTCAACAAGGCGGCCCTCGACACGATCGTCCGGGCCAGCCGGGACGAGGGCGTCGCCGTCGACCTCGTGGCGCCGCTGCAGGAGCTGCTCGCCCGCCAGCTCGCCGATGGCCACGGCGCCGCGAGCTTCGCGCGGATCTTCGAGGGGATCAGATCGGGTCGGTGA